The archaeon genome includes the window ACTGTGGTATCGAGCGGCGCTCTCGTCCTTCTCGACCACTCTGACCCTGAAGAAGGCGCGCCCGGACCCGAGTAGCGGCATCAGGAATCTGTCGGTCGAGCCCGTTTCTTTCTTCGAAGTCAGCAGGCGCTCCGCTCCCTCGAGAGAGTCATCGTCGAGGACGTTGACCACCGGCCTCCTCCACATGTTCTCCGACAGAGTCCCTCCCTTTCTCACATGGACCTCGTCGGCCCAGAACGACGCCAGTCGCAGCACGAAATCCAAGGCCTCAGGGGCCAGAGGAGGGATCGTGACCGTCGCCTCCCCCTTCGAGTACTTCATCAACCGCCCTGCCCTCTGGCCCATCTCGTCCCAAAACCAGTTGGTGAAGGGGAGCAGAGGCTCACCATGTCCCTTCGGCATCTCGGTCTTCGACTTGAAGAACAGTTCCCACGCAAGATCTGCGCGGACCGACCGTTCCGTAAGTTGGTCGTCGAGCACGATCTTCATGTTCATCAATACTTCAGGTCAAGAAGAATTTAAGCTCGCATAGGGGAGGTCTAACGCCCCACCTTAGGAAGGATTTCCAGGGCCGCGAGCCATGTCTGGAGGGCAGGCAGTCCAAGGAGGGTCGAGTGCAACTCCTTCTGGATAGTAAATGTGGATGTCCGATGTCCCTACTTCGAAGCAAGAATCCTCCACAAAGAGTGTAGGGGTCGACAGTTTGGGCGGAGTCCCATGCGACAAGAACGACGGCCTAAACGGAGTCCCTGCAAGGCTTGATATCCAGCACTTCGGAGGGCAAATTCCATGGATGAGCAACCTCGGCTCTGGTTTGAAAAATTCTATCTTGGCAACGGGATTCCCAAGATCGTCTGGGCCGTCGTGGCCTTTCTCCCTTTCGTGCTCATCTACACCGTCGCAATCTACCTGGCAGGCCTCTCTCAAGACTTCTATTCGATTGTGCTGGCCCCTCTCCCGTTCTATCTCGTAGTCAACCTGTACATCCAGTACGCGTCAAGGTTCGCTGTAGCACGCATCGAAGGGCTTGCGAAGGAGTGGGGCCTCGTCGAGAAACACTCCATCGCCCTGGAACCTCTTTTTGGCCTGAAAGGGCCGACTGTCGCCTCACTGGTGGTCTACGCCGTGATGTTCCCGCTCTTCATCTCGAACAACGCGGTCGTGTTCACCCCGGTCCAAATCGTACTGGCCACGATACTCCCCTGGCTCTACTACGCATACTTCTTCGGGACCTTCTTCTGGGTGCTGGGGTACTCCGCGTACACCATCAACAAGATGGGCAACCTTCCTCTAGAGCTGAGGCACTTCACTGAAGATCGGACGCTCGGCCTGAAGGACTTCGGGTCTGTCTCGCTGAGATTCGCGGGCCTTTATGTCGTCTTTGTCGCCCTCTTTTCGGTGCCGAATACGTTCAACGGATTCGTGAGTCTTGGCTTCCTTCTCTTGTACATCGGGCTCTTCCTGTTGGCCGTCCCGCTTTTCCTCCTGCCTCTTTTCAGTCTTCACCGAAGACTTGTATCCGAGAAGCGCCTAATTGTCGGCCGTTTCGCGCCACCTTACAGGCAGTTGGTTCAGTCTCTGGAAGTGAACGGGATGGCCGGGGCGGACGGGAAACTCACCGACCAACTCACTGCCACGCGCCAGCTCCTCCAGGAAGCGGGTCAGATACACTCTTGGCCCTTCGATACGGGAATAATTGTTAGACTCTCCGCAATTGTGCTGTCGGTCGTGGCTATTCTACTCTCTCGCGTCTTGGCAATTTTCTTGCACGTGTGACGTCTCAGATAGCAGGGCGAAGGGAACCCTGCCCAGCTCTCGCCCATTCTGTCTCACCGGGCTGCCGCACCCGCGGATCCGAACCTCTCTTCGTTCGATTCCGTTCTTGAATGTTAATATGAACCCAGATTCCCCTTTGACCAATGGACAGGTTTCTCGTGGAGTCTCCTCACGACCCAGGGGACTGCAGGAAGGTAGTGAAGAACATCTATGCGCAAGGCTACCTGTACAACTGTGACTGGGGATGCAAGGGCGGAGTGCACAAGGCATGGGTCATGATTGAGGCGGAAGACGAGAAACAGGCCCTGTGGGTTGTCCCTCCTATCCTGCGAACAAACGCGAAAGCGACAAAGATAGTGAAGTTCGACCCCGAAATGGTCAAGGACTGGAAGGACGAATAGCGGATAAGGCCCTTCAGACAAGGCAGGAAGTGTTCCGGAGGGCAGTAAACCTGGAGTCATCTCGCAACGGCATTCAGAACCTCTCGGCACCAGTCGGTCGCTTCTGCGTATTTCTCTCTAAGTTCAGAGACGTCCGTGACATAGGATAGCCTCCTCAGCCGCTTCACAACGCCGGGGGGCAGCTCTGAGTCAACGTAGTGCGCCCTAAAGTCGAAGTGCACCGGGGTGTATCTGATGCGAAGTGCCTCGATGAGTGTGGACAGTGTTATGGCTCTGTAGTCCTCTAGAGCCTCCAGTTGATGACCTCGCCCAATCTCTTTCGTGACATAGTTGTTGAAGATGGCGAACCTTGTC containing:
- a CDS encoding cupin domain-containing protein; the encoded protein is MNMKIVLDDQLTERSVRADLAWELFFKSKTEMPKGHGEPLLPFTNWFWDEMGQRAGRLMKYSKGEATVTIPPLAPEALDFVLRLASFWADEVHVRKGGTLSENMWRRPVVNVLDDDSLEGAERLLTSKKETGSTDRFLMPLLGSGRAFFRVRVVEKDESAARYHSHSHVDEYYLILSGKGTLRYNGSETEVKTGDLVGKPAGPEIATQLIADRGERLRILDMEVWHERAQVSKDIIVNPDFKELLLSGSGWGAIVPEEALITPEDFFRHYNQGYKRTSDGGWVPSKNRGHKRTREK